The Metamycoplasma cloacale genome includes a region encoding these proteins:
- a CDS encoding energy-coupling factor transporter ATPase — protein MIEIRDLCYKYPGAKKNALNNVNLKIEDGKYVAILGHNGSGKSTFSKLLSAIYKALSGKIIIDDIELNADNLQEIRRKIGIVFQNPDNQFIGSTVEDDIAFGLENKMLEHEEMKGIIHKFATQVDMIDYLDREPQYLSGGQKQRVAIASVLALDPQIIIFDEITSMLDPKGRSDIYSIIHNLHKTTNKTLISITHDMDEALLADELIVFSQGQVIAQGKPIDILKNKEIIEIAKIDSPFIYKLSETIKNIEPTYNERELIDQLCKLKLQK, from the coding sequence ATGATTGAAATTAGAGACTTATGTTATAAATATCCAGGCGCAAAGAAAAACGCATTAAACAATGTAAATTTAAAAATTGAAGATGGTAAATATGTTGCTATTTTAGGACATAATGGTTCCGGAAAAAGCACTTTTTCTAAATTGTTATCAGCAATTTATAAAGCCTTAAGTGGCAAAATCATTATTGATGATATTGAATTAAATGCAGATAACTTACAAGAAATTAGAAGAAAAATCGGAATCGTTTTCCAAAATCCAGATAACCAATTTATTGGTTCAACTGTTGAAGATGATATTGCCTTTGGATTAGAAAATAAAATGTTAGAACACGAAGAGATGAAAGGAATCATTCATAAATTCGCTACACAAGTTGATATGATTGATTACTTAGATCGTGAACCTCAATATCTTTCAGGAGGACAAAAGCAACGTGTTGCAATTGCCTCTGTTTTAGCTTTAGATCCGCAAATTATTATTTTTGACGAAATAACTTCAATGCTTGATCCAAAAGGTAGAAGCGATATTTATAGCATTATTCATAATTTACATAAAACAACCAATAAAACACTAATTTCAATTACCCATGATATGGACGAAGCTTTACTAGCTGATGAATTGATTGTGTTTTCACAAGGTCAAGTAATTGCTCAAGGAAAACCAATTGATATATTAAAAAATAAAGAGATTATTGAGATTGCAAAAATAGATTCACCTTTTATATACAAATTAAGTGAAACTATTAAAAACATTGAACCAACTTATAATGAAAGGGAATTAATTGATCAACTATGCAAATTGAAGTTACAAAAATAG
- a CDS encoding ATP-binding cassette domain-containing protein: MQIEVTKIVKEYNKKSPNYIKVLNEISVNIKEGEAISIIGPTGSGKTTFIEHLNGLIIPDSGYLNFYEVPVKTKLAKPSKPSKKSENYEQYLNEYKIKLAEWKQNKIAIVNTDIKIAKTIKRIKNIKSLRKQVGVVFQFAEYQLFQSTIEKDIIFGPISMGVDKQTAKELARKYIKIVGLSEDYLEKSPFNLSGGQKRRVALAGILAMEPKFLILDEPTAGLDPQGVEEMLNIFHNLYLEGKTIIIVTHDLDNALRWTNRTIFIKDGQIIRDGNTYEVLNDDKFLEDNHLIPTKLLSFVNKLKENGIDVGRVTNLDELSKRLNEILNKEHYE, translated from the coding sequence ATGCAAATTGAAGTTACAAAAATAGTTAAAGAATACAACAAGAAATCTCCTAATTACATTAAAGTTTTAAATGAAATATCAGTAAATATCAAAGAAGGTGAAGCAATCTCTATTATTGGTCCAACTGGTTCTGGTAAAACTACATTTATTGAACATTTAAATGGTTTAATCATTCCAGATTCCGGTTATTTAAATTTCTATGAAGTTCCGGTTAAAACTAAATTAGCAAAACCAAGTAAACCATCAAAGAAAAGCGAAAACTACGAACAATATTTAAATGAATACAAGATTAAATTAGCAGAATGAAAACAAAACAAAATTGCAATTGTTAATACCGATATTAAAATTGCTAAAACTATTAAAAGAATTAAAAACATTAAATCTTTAAGAAAACAAGTTGGTGTTGTTTTTCAATTCGCTGAATATCAATTATTTCAATCAACTATTGAGAAAGATATAATTTTTGGTCCTATTTCAATGGGTGTTGATAAACAAACAGCAAAGGAATTAGCTAGAAAATATATAAAAATTGTTGGTTTATCCGAAGATTATCTTGAAAAATCACCATTTAATTTATCAGGCGGACAAAAAAGACGTGTGGCACTTGCCGGTATATTAGCGATGGAACCTAAATTTTTAATTTTAGACGAACCTACTGCTGGATTAGACCCTCAAGGTGTTGAAGAGATGTTAAATATTTTTCACAACTTATATCTAGAAGGTAAGACAATTATTATCGTTACTCACGATTTAGATAATGCTTTAAGATGAACTAATCGTACCATTTTTATCAAAGATGGTCAAATTATTAGAGATGGAAATACATATGAAGTATTAAATGATGATAAATTTCTTGAAGATAATCATTTAATTCCAACAAAATTACTATCATTCGTTAACAAATTAAAAGAAAATGGTATTGATGTTGGTAGAGTAACTAATTTAGATGAGTTGTCAAAAAGATTGAATGAAATATTAAATAAGGAGCATTATGAATAA
- a CDS encoding energy-coupling factor transporter transmembrane component T family protein produces MNKNIVGKYLNINTFVHKLDPRLKFLTNILFIVLLFVADHFITNFILLSLIIVTYLISTRSIKSLFLRLRMPLYIAIFILLVNMLTIKGAIASDQPFIPLSTNGGVDAYTYYRGQTIINDIYWAPFGVTNTFQLTKFSLIRTASIFVRIYGVILTTTILTTTTKPVHLTRAINDLLYPLKLIKIPTEIITRIISIALRFIPTLLEEASRIMKAQSSRGVDFKNGNLKDKTKSFIVLIIPLFVSSFTKANDLSEAMTSRGYEPYAKRSYYRQLFVGWRDMLALFIIVLSVSMVIVCQIDSVNLPWWWIATYQRV; encoded by the coding sequence ATGAATAAAAATATTGTCGGTAAATATTTGAACATAAATACTTTTGTTCATAAATTAGATCCTAGGTTGAAATTTTTAACCAATATTTTATTCATTGTATTGCTATTTGTTGCGGATCACTTTATTACAAACTTTATTTTATTAAGTTTAATAATCGTTACTTATTTAATTTCAACTAGATCAATAAAATCTCTCTTTTTAAGATTGAGAATGCCACTTTATATTGCGATCTTTATATTACTAGTCAATATGCTGACAATTAAAGGAGCAATTGCGAGTGATCAACCATTTATTCCTTTAAGCACTAATGGTGGTGTTGATGCATATACCTATTATCGTGGTCAAACTATTATTAACGATATATATTGAGCACCATTTGGTGTAACTAATACTTTCCAATTAACAAAATTTTCATTAATTAGAACCGCTTCAATTTTTGTGAGAATTTATGGTGTTATTTTAACTACAACTATTTTAACAACTACAACAAAACCAGTACATTTAACAAGAGCAATTAATGATTTATTATACCCATTAAAATTAATTAAAATTCCTACAGAGATTATTACTAGAATTATTTCTATTGCCTTAAGATTTATTCCGACATTACTTGAAGAAGCAAGTAGAATTATGAAAGCTCAATCAAGTAGAGGTGTGGATTTCAAAAACGGAAATCTTAAAGATAAAACCAAATCATTTATTGTATTAATTATTCCTTTATTCGTTTCTTCATTTACAAAGGCTAACGATTTATCTGAAGCAATGACCTCAAGAGGTTATGAACCTTATGCTAAAAGAAGTTATTATCGTCAATTATTTGTTGGTTGAAGAGATATGTTAGCTTTATTCATTATCGTTTTATCAGTTTCAATGGTAATCGTTTGTCAAATTGATAGCGTTAATCTACCATGATGATGAATCGCAACATATCAAAGGGTATAA
- the ligA gene encoding NAD-dependent DNA ligase LigA, protein MNSKEIKIKQEILDLQSKINEWDNAYYNLDNPIVEDAVYDNEILRLKKLEEQYAYLFTYEELKNSPTQKINAFASETFTKIRHNEPMLSLNKAYTYEEIEKFIAKIDKIAVNYSFYIEPKIDGLSISIKYKNGKLWQAVTRGDGLIGEDVTENVKQIECIPKEINYLNDLEVRGEIYLSISDFNNLNRMLELENKPKMANPRNGAAGTLRQLNPEIVKERKLSAFLYYIVNPELHNIKTMTESFEFLSKLEFPISKETKTVYTIEEIFEYINNFKTIKTSLDYETDGIVIKLNELKYYNELGYTVKFPHSAIAFKYEPDTVSTTLKNIFATIGRTGLVTYNAELEPVTLSGSRISFATLNNYQYIYDLNLNTNDLVYIKKAGEIIPCVISLVNKKEELNVFNKIITCPYCKESLIDSETFLEQYCINPNCPEIIRKRLIHFASKEAMELDTLGEKNIDFFIEKGFIKNIDDFFRLKERSAELTNLEGFGYKSIMNILISIEKSKELSLERIIFAFSIKHIGAKVSKFIASKVVSLDQFIDFDFEQLTSYDEIGPKIVSSLKEWCNNEHNRSLVTRILDLGVNLVYKSNAKSNILENLTFVITGELSQPRSFYEKMILENGGKITSSVSQKTNYLLCGEKAGSKLEKAQKLNIKIINENEFYDLCK, encoded by the coding sequence ATGAATAGTAAAGAGATAAAAATTAAACAAGAAATACTTGATCTTCAATCTAAAATCAATGAATGAGATAACGCTTATTACAATCTAGATAATCCCATTGTAGAAGATGCTGTTTATGATAATGAAATTTTACGTTTAAAGAAATTAGAAGAACAATATGCTTATTTATTTACATATGAAGAATTAAAAAATTCACCAACACAAAAAATTAATGCATTTGCTTCTGAAACATTTACTAAAATTCGTCATAACGAACCAATGTTGTCATTAAATAAAGCTTATACATACGAAGAAATTGAAAAATTTATCGCAAAGATTGACAAAATTGCAGTAAATTATAGTTTTTATATTGAACCTAAAATTGATGGGTTGTCAATTTCTATTAAGTATAAAAACGGAAAATTGTGACAAGCAGTTACAAGAGGTGATGGTTTAATAGGAGAAGACGTTACTGAAAACGTTAAACAAATTGAATGCATTCCTAAAGAAATCAATTATTTAAACGATTTAGAAGTTAGGGGAGAAATCTATCTATCTATTTCAGATTTTAATAATTTAAATCGAATGTTAGAATTAGAAAACAAACCTAAAATGGCTAATCCAAGAAACGGCGCAGCTGGCACTTTAAGACAATTAAATCCAGAGATTGTAAAAGAAAGAAAATTATCTGCATTTTTATACTATATCGTTAACCCTGAATTGCATAACATTAAAACAATGACAGAATCTTTTGAATTTCTATCTAAATTAGAATTTCCAATTTCAAAAGAAACAAAAACAGTTTACACTATTGAAGAAATATTTGAATATATCAATAACTTTAAAACTATCAAAACTTCTTTAGATTATGAAACCGATGGTATTGTTATTAAACTAAATGAATTGAAATACTATAACGAATTAGGCTATACAGTTAAATTTCCACATTCAGCAATCGCTTTTAAATATGAACCAGATACAGTTTCAACAACCCTTAAAAACATTTTTGCAACCATTGGAAGAACTGGTTTAGTTACTTATAATGCTGAATTAGAACCAGTTACATTAAGCGGTAGCAGAATATCTTTTGCGACATTAAATAACTATCAATATATATACGATTTAAATTTAAATACCAATGATTTAGTCTACATCAAAAAAGCTGGTGAAATCATTCCTTGTGTTATAAGTTTGGTGAATAAAAAAGAAGAACTTAATGTTTTTAACAAAATCATTACCTGTCCTTATTGTAAAGAATCTTTAATTGATAGTGAAACATTTTTAGAACAATATTGCATTAATCCAAATTGTCCTGAAATTATTAGAAAAAGATTAATTCATTTCGCTTCAAAAGAAGCAATGGAATTAGATACTTTAGGTGAAAAAAACATTGATTTCTTTATAGAAAAAGGTTTTATAAAAAACATCGATGATTTCTTTAGATTAAAAGAAAGAAGTGCTGAATTAACCAATTTAGAAGGTTTTGGTTATAAATCAATAATGAATATTTTAATTTCAATTGAAAAATCAAAAGAACTTTCACTAGAACGTATTATATTTGCTTTTTCGATTAAACATATTGGTGCTAAAGTTTCTAAATTTATTGCATCTAAAGTTGTAAGTTTAGATCAATTCATAGATTTTGATTTTGAGCAACTAACTTCTTATGATGAAATCGGACCAAAAATCGTTTCTTCACTTAAGGAATGATGCAATAACGAACATAATCGTTCATTGGTGACAAGAATTTTAGATTTAGGTGTTAATTTAGTTTATAAATCAAATGCAAAATCTAATATATTAGAGAATTTAACATTCGTTATAACCGGTGAATTATCTCAACCACGTAGTTTTTATGAAAAAATGATTTTAGAAAATGGTGGTAAAATTACTTCATCTGTATCACAAAAAACAAATTATTTATTATGTGGTGAAAAGGCTGGTTCTAAATTAGAAAAAGCACAAAAATTAAACATAAAAATAATTAATGAAAACGAATTTTATGATTTATGTAAGTAG
- a CDS encoding MAG0480 family ComEC-like protein → MIRYWKYQWYWCEKYNQIKKYFNYLNSFCFSFIVALLSFWMWMYTFDLVVCIVIFVLVCFNLFNWKFYLLLYVIFIVFISSYFIQQYLLSKINPNVDDHFVIKHIKDKLYSINYHSMTIFFSVYDKKFNNQDIVKIKGVISLKDNLTYFDLSNKSFFKIKISEINWVSKYIYSFDKIFNLHSTYSKSYLKLLMFGIKDNLGFQIYNKIKELNIAHLFVISGFHIGILYFILSKLLNKLKIKYITEIIIFVCLLMYLYFLNFSISSLRAFLFIYLLKINNGIFKKKFNSIDILCFTAFILIALNCYVIFDLSFILSFSITFMILIHLQLIKGIKNLILKQVVFILLTYLTSLLLSITIFNQISVLGLFNQLVFTPILILTYCLIPIFLYSKFLSEAYFYIFDSFINILHESNVLIHNSIHLYEYTLFIDVFYFLYVYINKIKSRNKTYLHKS, encoded by the coding sequence ATACCTTCGATTTAGTTGTTTGTATTGTAATCTTTGTTTTAGTTTGCTTTAACTTATTTAACTGAAAATTTTATCTATTACTTTATGTTATTTTTATTGTTTTTATATCTTCGTATTTTATACAACAATATTTATTAAGCAAAATCAATCCAAACGTTGATGATCATTTTGTAATTAAACATATAAAAGATAAGTTATATTCAATCAATTATCATTCAATGACTATATTCTTTTCAGTCTATGATAAAAAATTTAACAATCAAGATATTGTAAAAATAAAAGGGGTTATTTCATTAAAAGATAATTTAACTTACTTTGATTTGTCAAATAAATCGTTTTTTAAAATTAAAATTTCTGAAATCAACTGGGTATCAAAATATATATATTCATTTGATAAGATATTCAATCTTCATTCAACATATAGTAAGTCGTATTTAAAATTATTAATGTTTGGAATTAAAGATAATTTAGGATTTCAAATATACAACAAAATCAAAGAATTAAACATTGCACATTTGTTTGTTATTAGTGGTTTTCATATTGGAATTTTGTATTTTATATTAAGTAAATTACTTAATAAGCTAAAAATCAAATATATAACTGAAATAATTATTTTCGTATGTCTCTTGATGTATCTATATTTCTTAAATTTCTCAATATCTTCATTAAGAGCATTTTTATTCATATATTTATTAAAAATAAATAATGGTATTTTTAAAAAGAAATTTAATTCAATTGATATATTGTGTTTTACAGCATTCATTTTAATTGCTTTAAATTGTTATGTAATATTTGATTTATCCTTTATTTTATCTTTCTCTATCACTTTTATGATCTTAATTCACCTTCAGTTAATAAAGGGAATTAAAAACTTAATTCTAAAACAAGTTGTTTTCATTCTTTTAACTTATTTAACAAGTTTATTGTTATCAATAACTATATTCAATCAAATATCTGTTTTAGGCTTATTCAATCAATTAGTTTTTACACCAATATTAATTCTTACATACTGCTTAATTCCAATATTTTTATACAGCAAATTTTTGTCAGAAGCATATTTTTACATATTTGATTCATTCATTAATATATTGCATGAAAGTAATGTTTTAATTCATAATTCTATTCATTTATATGAATATACATTGTTTATTGACGTATTTTATTTCTTATATGTCTATATTAATAAAATAAAAAGTAGGAATAAAACCTACTTACATAAATCATAA